A genomic region of Streptomyces sp. NBC_00247 contains the following coding sequences:
- a CDS encoding roadblock/LC7 domain-containing protein, translating into MSQAAQNLNWLITNFVDNTPGVSHTVVVSADGLLLAMSEGFPRDRADQLAAVASGLTSLTAGASRIFEGGAVSQTVVEMERGFLFLMSVSDGSSLAVLAHPEADIGLVGYEMALLVDRAGTVLTPDLRAELQGSLLH; encoded by the coding sequence CGTGGACAACACCCCCGGGGTGTCGCACACGGTGGTGGTCTCCGCCGACGGACTCCTGCTGGCCATGTCCGAAGGATTCCCGCGTGACCGCGCCGACCAGCTGGCCGCGGTCGCCTCCGGGCTCACCTCGCTGACGGCCGGCGCCTCCCGGATCTTCGAGGGCGGCGCCGTCAGCCAGACGGTGGTGGAGATGGAGCGCGGCTTCCTGTTCCTGATGTCCGTCTCGGACGGCTCGTCGCTGGCCGTGCTCGCCCACCCGGAGGCCGACATCGGCCTCGTGGGTTACGAGATGGCTCTGCTCGTCGACCGTGCCGGCACCGTCCTCACGCCCGACCTGCGCGCCGAGCTCCAAGGAAGTCTGCTCCACTAG